Within Candidatus Binataceae bacterium, the genomic segment CAACTTCGCCGATCTCGCGAAAGAATACTCTGACGATCCCGGCTCCAAACAAAATGGCGGCGATTTGGGTTACATCTCGCGTGGCGAGCTGGTCAAACCGTTCGAGGAAGTTGCCTTCACGCTTAAGCCCGGCGAGTTGGGTATCGCGGAAACCCAGTTCGGCTTTCATGTGATCCAGGTCGAGGACGTCAAAAACTCGAAGGTCGAGACCCTCGAGGAGGCGCGCCCGCGGATCATCGCGATGATCAACGAGAAGCAGGGCGAAACGATCGCCAAGCAGGACCTCAATCAGGATATTGCGGCCGCTGGCGAAGGCCGCGACTTGAAAGACCTGGCCAAAAAACGCGGCCTGGTTGCGATCGAAACGCCCTATTTCGCCGACGGCGAGACTATCAAGGGGGCGGAAGACACTCCGGCGCTGAGCAAAGAAGCCTTCGCGATGCAGCCCGGCGAGATCCATTCGTACATCAAAGGACCAGCGCCGATTCTCCTCAAACTGCTCGATCGTAAACCCACGCGCATCCCGCCGCTGAGCGAAATCAAAGATCGCGTGGCCGCAACGATGGTCCGGATGCGCGCCGAAGCCCAGGCGGCGCAGGCGGCGACGGCGACGCTCAAGCAGGTGCGCGCGCCGGGCGCCTTCGACGCCGTCGTCGCGGCCAATCGTCTACAGGTCAAAAATACCGGCGAGTTTGTTCGCGCCGGCGGTACGATTCCGGGTCTCGGCCAGTTTCAGGAGGCGGTCGAGGCCGCCGCGGCGGTCCCCACAATTCCGGGGGTGATCGATCGCGTGATGGAGAAAGGCGGTAATTCCTATATCTTCCGCGTGGTCTCGCGCAGCGCCCCAAGCGACGCCGACTGGAAAACTCTCGGCCCGGGCTTCACCGAACGCTTTCTCCAGCAACAGCGCCAGCTCGCCTGGAGCAGTTTTGTCAACAACCTGAAAAGCAAGTCGTTGATCGTCGTGCATAGCGACCTGATCGGCAGCTCCGCGGGCAACTCATAACTGTATGGCCGGTCTCGACGACCCCCCTCTGCCCACCGTTGAACTCACCGATTTCCTTCTCCCCGGTCAAGGGCTCAGCGCCCTGCTGATCCACGGCTTAACCGGGACCCCCTATGAGATGCGCTACCTCGGCGAGCGGTTGGCAGCTACCGGAATACGCGTGCATGGCGTCAAACTCGCGGGCCACGCGGGCCAGCCGGAGGAGCTCGGCGCGACCACTCATGAGAATTGGTACGAAAGCGTGATCGCCGGGTTTGAACAGTTACGCGCCTACGGCGATCCGATCGTGGTGGCGGGCCTTTCGATGGGCGCACTGCTCGCCGCACGTCTTGCGATCGAACAACCGGACGCAATCGAGGCGCTCGTGATGCTTTCGCCGGCCTTTTTCATCCCGCGACCGGCGCACCTCCTGGTGCGCCTGCTGCGGCCCTTGGGCCGGGAGGACCGCCTCTATTTCCGCGGTTCCGATGGTTCCGATATTCACGACGACTCCGCGCGCCGAATTCATCCGGGCAGCCGGCTGATTCCCTTGCGGGCGGCGCTCAATCTGCTCGAACTCAGCGCCTACGTCCGCCCGAAGCTGCGCGACCTCACACAGCCGGCGCTCCTGATCCATAGCCGCTTGGATCATGTCTGCCCGTTCGATCGCAACACCCGCTTCGTGATGAAGCATCACGATCGCACGCGGCTGGTTGCGCTCGACGAGAGCTTTCACGTAATCACAGTTGACAGCGACAAGGACCGCGTCGCCCAGGAAACGATCGAATTCGTGCGCGATTACCGTGTGGCGCCGAGCGCCAGATACGCCTGACTTCCTGGGCGCGGCTGGCCGCCGTTCGTATCGGAGAGTATCGATGGACTTAGGCTTCAGCCCCGCAGAAGAGCGCTTTCGCGAAGGCGTGCGCAAATTTCTCAGCGCTAACCTGCCGCCCGGATGGAACTCCGGCGGCGGCCGGCCAGCCGGAATGTCGCAGCTCGATTTTCTGCGCGACTGGCAGCGGCGGCTCGCCGCCAACGGTTTCCTTGGCATGTCCTGGCCAAAGGAATACGGCGGTCAGGGTGCCAGCCAAATCGAAATGGCTATTTTCAACGAGGAAGCCGCGCGCGTCCGCGCGCCAGGCCCCCTCAACGTTATCGGCCTCTCGATGGTCGGGCCGACGCTGATGAGCCACGGCACGCCCGAGCAGAAGGAGCGTTTCCTCGCCAAGATCATGAGCGCCGAAGAGATCTGGTGCCAGGGTTTTTCCGAACCCAACTCGGGCTCTG encodes:
- a CDS encoding peptidylprolyl isomerase, yielding MLEGIRRYAYSWVTRVLLLFLIAVFVIFFGGLGSYFLQIKPVASIDCYTYLHLFTLPGCRNILPDEIDRQAANIRRSVQNAHSEDAERMLASVNLRQIAVESLIEQILIEREANKLGLRISDEDLGKAIASQAVFQDDGRFSETRYEEILRDNQLEPAAFEADTRGKILSDTLRFMVSDAIAASPDEARAEFNRFGQKIALEYLEFPYTNFAGGRPSDAEIAKFYHDNEESFREPERARISFIRYDAAVLAPKEPPTDTAISDFYEQNQKALFSHPQQIHARHILIHVAADAGAAEKAAAKAQAESLMQKIKAGANFADLAKEYSDDPGSKQNGGDLGYISRGELVKPFEEVAFTLKPGELGIAETQFGFHVIQVEDVKNSKVETLEEARPRIIAMINEKQGETIAKQDLNQDIAAAGEGRDLKDLAKKRGLVAIETPYFADGETIKGAEDTPALSKEAFAMQPGEIHSYIKGPAPILLKLLDRKPTRIPPLSEIKDRVAATMVRMRAEAQAAQAATATLKQVRAPGAFDAVVAANRLQVKNTGEFVRAGGTIPGLGQFQEAVEAAAAVPTIPGVIDRVMEKGGNSYIFRVVSRSAPSDADWKTLGPGFTERFLQQQRQLAWSSFVNNLKSKSLIVVHSDLIGSSAGNS
- a CDS encoding alpha/beta fold hydrolase encodes the protein MAGLDDPPLPTVELTDFLLPGQGLSALLIHGLTGTPYEMRYLGERLAATGIRVHGVKLAGHAGQPEELGATTHENWYESVIAGFEQLRAYGDPIVVAGLSMGALLAARLAIEQPDAIEALVMLSPAFFIPRPAHLLVRLLRPLGREDRLYFRGSDGSDIHDDSARRIHPGSRLIPLRAALNLLELSAYVRPKLRDLTQPALLIHSRLDHVCPFDRNTRFVMKHHDRTRLVALDESFHVITVDSDKDRVAQETIEFVRDYRVAPSARYA